The Phaseolus vulgaris cultivar G19833 chromosome 10, P. vulgaris v2.0, whole genome shotgun sequence DNA window GAAGTGGTTTCAAAGACGAACCTTCGTTTCCTTGAGGGCTTGTTTCGGTTCATGAAATACTCCTAACACTTAGGATTCAAATCTAAGGGAAATTTAAATACACCTTCATCCTTTAATCTATTGAGGCGTCATTTAAAGACAAAATTGTAACAAAACTTCGAGTTTCAAAACTGATAATACCTCTGATACGGTGATTGATTCTAATGATGTTATCTCAACGGACTTAAAGTCAAAACATTGGCGTCGTCTATGGAAATAAAAAAGTGGTTCCAAAGATGAACTCTAGTTCCTCTTAAATCTCGATTGGGGAACTTGTTTCGGTAATACCGAATAGTCGCACATCGCCCCCTAATAGTTCCACATCAACGAAACatcttttaaagataaaattatgatGAAACTTTAAGCTTCAAAACAAATAATACCTTAAATACGGTAATTGACTCTAACAATGTTATTTCAACGAACTTAAGGCAAAAACATTAACACCATCGAGAGATGGAAAGATGGTTCCATAAACAATCCCTTGTTCTCTAGTCCTCGACTAAAAGACCTGTTCTAGTACGTTCAATAATCTCAAATCACTTGTGACTTCAGACCTaagacaatttaaatatatctttattCTTTAATcctcatattattttttaaacataaaactATGATGAAATTTTAACTTTAAAGTTGATAATATATCAAATAGAAGTATTGtctttaaattgatttaatatTGAAATATATACCCTATCAATTTGAAAAATGTAAGTCACTTAATATGCTAAAAATGAacccttttatttatttttaatacattctGATATAGcttctaataatttattttaatttcttatacAATGTGATCAAGAGACAGGGCTAATAAGactcttaataaaatatatctttctctctcttttttataatgtattttctaaaaacttctaatttaatctcaattttaaactttttttcattGCTTTCTAAACAATTTTATACTCACTCTCATTTGTAGTACTcaccctctctctctctctccctctcctAAAAAAATTAACTGTTCGTTCCCAAGCGAGGTTTTAGTTTACaagtgtattttttaaaataaaacgtATGAGTTGAAATGATTTTTAATGCAATTTGTAATAAcactatttcattattttttttaaaactaacatTTTTTGCTGTTGAATTTAGCTTTTAGTTAAAAAGAAGAGACTTTTACTTAGATATTGATCATTGTTTATTATTACTCGTTTATTATTACtgtcaatattattattattattattaattgattgatGATAGTGTTACAAGTCTTTATCtctaattattaaattattattattactattattattattattatatctaGGTACATcttcattattattatcattaatatttgaAATGGACATAAGGCTTTTTAACTTTGTCATTATCCTATCATCATTTTCAGGCTGATAAAATGCAAGTGGCATAAACTATAATTTAGATTATAATAAAttgattataataatttaaaatatatttaattataaaaagaagTCGAATTaatttcaatcaattaaatatatagAAGAGAATccattaaattttgaaaaataataaataaatcattaaccatcattaattgaaatgataatttaatcaaatctattttttatttattttttatgataaactTACTTATTAATGAATTGGACGAGTGAAGGATTGATGGATTATTTTACCATCTTTCATGCTAACATCTTGGTATAATTACACTACTAAGCAAATAAACCATTAAACTAAGCTTAAGAAGacatgaaattttaaaataaaataaaataaaaactaaaaattatctTACACTAAAATTATGTAAATGACATGTTGCATGTTATGTGTGGTGTTGGCATAAGGCTTTAGTGTGGGGCAACTTGCAAGAGCAAACTTGTCTGTCCCCGTTAAGTGCTGCGCTGTTCAGTTTGTGCCCACTACACACACTCACTGcggttgttgttgttgatgtAAACGAGGTTTTTATTTTAACGCTATCATATATCATCGATCATCTCTTCCCCTTGTTTTTTTCTCCATCATTTCAGGGTCTTTCTTCACTCCACATATTCCATTCTTTCTTTTTCCCCTCAAAATATCTCTTTTTCCTCTCAACCCCAACAAAATTCCAAACATTCCACCTCTCCTTTTCACGTCACTTACCACAACTGGGATGCTCCTCTTTCTCAAGGTAAGATCACGTTTCTGGGTTCTTCAAAAGTTTCCATCTTTTCGTTTCTGGGTCTGATGGGTCTGTTCGATTCATCCTTCAGCTGTGtttaatctaatttaatttaaattgtgCAACTAAacctattatatatatttatttatatttatatttatatgggGTGGTGTTATTTTATTGGAAGGGGAAGACTTATTGTGGTATTGACTTGGCTTTTGGGATTCCCACTACTAGGGTGGTTAggtgtttgtttgtgttgtgttgtgtgtgTCACTGTGTCCTCCTCTGTACCATCTTGATTTCATTGGTAACAGTAAAAGGAAAAGGTTCTTTCTTGTGGAAAAGGGTCCCTTGCTTTAGGGCAGTGAGAGAGAAAAGTATTTCTTCCTGATGATGTCTTTTGATGGGTCTGTGGAATCTTATGCAAACCCTTCCTTCCCTTTTCCTTGCTTGCTTAGGAGATAGAGGAAAGAATAGGTAAAATGTATGCGTGTTGTTGATAATTGTGTTTCCCAAAATTCCTGTTCCAACTGGGTCAACTTTTAAATTGCTTTTCTCGTCTGCAATCAGGTAGATTAAGCATCCTATTCCTATCTGATTGTCTcttgtattttaattttgtaagaaTTCTCACACACTTTtgtctctttttcttcttcatgtattGATCAGAGTTTTTCGTTTTGGCTTTTCATTCActtgttgttgtttgttattattgttattttttgcAGGATTACTAGTTAACTGAATCCTTGGTGTAATTGAGATGGACGGTGATATATTTGGAGGGCTAGGGAATTCAACTCAAGTAGATAGCAGGCTTTTACAGGTATTTCAGAAGAGCTTATTGCAAGCTCAAGATATTTTGAATCAGAACCGGTTGCTGATCAATGAGATAAACCAAAACCACGAGTCCAAGATGCCTGATAATCTAAGTAGAAATGTGGGTTTGATCAGAGAACTGAATAGCAATATCAGAAGGGTGGTTGATCTCTATGCAGATCTTTCTAACTCCTTTACCAAGTCCAGAGAAGCTTCTTCTGAAGGGGACTCCAGTGGGACTTTAAAGTCTGATGGAAAAGTCAACCAGAAGAGAATTAGATCCAGCTAATTGATTGAATTTGATCTTTCTTGCAATCAACAAGTTTATTCTGATTCTAGAAGGAATTTGTTCGGTAGAACTGAGTAACATCCTCTCAGGTTATTTTTGTGCCAAGTCTTCCATATTGGGTTTATGTTTAGAGGGCCAGAGATTTAGTTAATCATCTGATCTATGAAAGTAGCATCAATTTGAGGACCATACCATTGTGATTTTGTGTAACCCTGTTAGCTTGGTGAAATGAAGCATGTTCATGGACCATTTAGTCAAGTTTCCAAGCTTGAACTTCTTAGATCTTACTGATATTGATATTTAGTGATAAATTTTGGATAGTTATTCATTTGTTCTGCATGTTGATCATTTGGTGAGTTGATCTCCTTTTGGTTTTGTATTGGATATTTGATGCCTCAGATCCAATTACTAATTTACTGCCTGATTAATGCCATCATATGTTGATGATTGCGGTCTTTAACCAACACTCTGCAAGGATTAAAATCTAGTGATTTTATATGCTGGTCTTTTATCACTAAAAAATGATTGCTCATTTGTTTTCCTCAGATTCATCATGTCTGGGGAAACAAGAGCATGTTCAATAATACTGATGAATAACAACTTTGAGATATTGTTCTTCGTTATTTGTTTTGAGATGTTTGGTGGTGTTGAAAGAAAGCGACCATAGACGATTTACTCGATTCTGTTCACCAAACACGACCACGACTATTCTTTGTTCCTAATCACATGAAATATCATTGGAATTATTCGATATGAACACTTTTTTGGGTTTTGGGTGGACTTATAATGTAATCGACATGATGGTTGCGGTAAGAATACTAAAATAAGCAAAGGTGGCATTCGATCACTGCTGCAAATTGTTACTGATGATAGAAAATAATGATGGTTCTTTTGAGACTGTGGTCTATATTTGACTTGTGGTTCTTTTGTAAGTATAACAATCTATACTAAGACAATTAAATGGGATTCTGTAGTTGTAGATCAGAATAACGACGATTAGTACTAAAAATAGTTGTTCATTTATACGACAATGATTTTCATTTAACTGTCATCATATAGGTCATTTTAAATCTTTCTTAGTTGTCTTGGAACATCACGAAGGTATTACGTTGTTGCCATTTTGCTATCATGCCGTGTGGATCTTACTATCATTGATTGTCACCTCCTGTTGGCATTGGTCATCAGTCCTTACCCATTGCTAACAGCTCCTCAACCACTGTCATTGCTCACTGTTCCTtgattcattttctttttcctctatttttatttgttttaaaaaaaaattatatttgtggATGGATTGTTGTAATGTTGAATTATTTGAAC harbors:
- the LOC137818900 gene encoding protein ELF4-LIKE 4, whose translation is MDGDIFGGLGNSTQVDSRLLQVFQKSLLQAQDILNQNRLLINEINQNHESKMPDNLSRNVGLIRELNSNIRRVVDLYADLSNSFTKSREASSEGDSSGTLKSDGKVNQKRIRSS